From Longimicrobiaceae bacterium, one genomic window encodes:
- a CDS encoding DUF3761 domain-containing protein: MGRRRKGGSSAASDGCLGCAGLLFLAMFATCLGSLSHAPDPPSYPRASTAATASNAPAESADNLYVHSEVNIRVAPDRSSSLVRTLGRGEAVRVGAKDAHGWAPVYDYSGRVEGYVYRPSDNIRTYAPRARTTRRAPEPPRASESDHAGATARCRDGWLSYSAHRRGTCSHHGGVAVWF, encoded by the coding sequence ATGGGACGCAGACGCAAAGGCGGCAGCTCGGCCGCATCGGACGGCTGCCTCGGCTGCGCGGGATTGCTCTTCCTGGCCATGTTCGCCACGTGCCTGGGCTCCCTCTCCCACGCGCCCGACCCGCCCAGCTACCCCCGCGCGTCCACCGCCGCGACCGCATCCAACGCGCCCGCGGAATCCGCCGACAACCTGTACGTCCACTCCGAGGTCAACATCCGGGTGGCGCCGGACAGGTCCAGCAGCCTTGTCCGCACGCTGGGCCGCGGCGAAGCCGTACGCGTGGGGGCGAAGGACGCGCACGGCTGGGCGCCGGTCTACGACTATTCGGGCCGCGTAGAGGGCTACGTCTACCGCCCCAGCGACAACATCCGCACCTACGCACCCCGCGCCCGCACCACCCGCCGCGCTCCCGAGCCACCTCGCGCGTCCGAGTCCGACCACGCGGGCGCAACCGCGCGCTGCCGCGACGGCTGGCTCTCCTACAGCGCGCACCGCCGCGGCACCTGCTCCCACCACGGCGGCGTGGCGGTCTGGTTCTGA
- a CDS encoding S-adenosylmethionine decarboxylase: MTFPSDSTAGIPSPESNTALLADEGREWVVDAHGCDPAALADLHLLKSLFDRMVADLSLRPVAEAAWHRFPGPGGITGLWLLAESHLACHTFPEHGSMCLNLFCCRARPEWDYAAGLAEMFGATRVTVRALDRRYAAAG; encoded by the coding sequence ATGACGTTTCCCAGCGACAGCACGGCCGGCATCCCATCTCCCGAATCGAACACGGCGCTGCTCGCGGACGAGGGGCGCGAGTGGGTGGTGGACGCGCACGGCTGCGACCCGGCGGCGCTCGCGGACCTGCATCTCCTGAAGTCGCTCTTCGACCGGATGGTGGCGGACCTGTCGCTGCGGCCGGTGGCGGAAGCGGCATGGCACCGCTTTCCCGGCCCCGGCGGCATCACCGGGCTGTGGCTGCTCGCGGAGTCGCACCTGGCCTGCCACACCTTCCCCGAGCACGGGTCGATGTGCCTCAACCTGTTCTGCTGCCGCGCGCGGCCGGAGTGGGACTACGCCGCGGGGCTGGCGGAGATGTTCGGCGCCACGCGCGTGACGGTGCGCGCGCTGGACCGCCGCTACGCCGCAGCCGGGTGA
- a CDS encoding DUF4178 domain-containing protein has product MTVTTSNCPNCGGEIRFLWPGAVQTTCPYCRSILVRTDIDLRRVGEVSTVPPSTSRIRIGARGSYRGRAFTVVGRIVYEYERGRWSEWHLGFADGASGWLSDAQAEYAVSFLVPDHGPLPASDQLRAGTELERNGGRYQVSTVTRAHYVAVEGELPFEYWDGSDSVFVDLRAPDGRFSTIDFSDEQPLLYDGEVVGWDDLHLTGLAAEDDEVTRVQGTVGFNCPKCGSAIALRDPDNTVNVACESCGTVVDATSGAARILQEYLGKVRVKPLIPLGTFGTLHGHKWQVIGFQQRTMRAEGHDYSWREYLLRNPEQGYRYLTEYDGHWSDVAPLRGVPEKSGVLEMTYAGETFKHFQTATSRTSFVLGEFPWQVRLGDEVEGMDYVSPPRMLSREDADGEQTWSVGEYVTGDAVWRAFGLPGEPPKPKGVFANQPNPKKAGLRWIRTAFVLSALLLVGGCLARVSSAGRTVTEERFGYIPGGPAGGAVASSEFTLDGRTSNVEVEIRTNLDNGWGYFDLALIDAEHGTAKEVGREVSYYHGMDEGESWSEGSEHESVTIPEVPPGRYFLRIGVEAQQPMGYTVTVKRDVPDVIAFLVVFVLLAIPWIIAEVGPYSFEVARWAESDHPKTSSSDDDDD; this is encoded by the coding sequence GTGACCGTGACCACCTCCAACTGCCCCAACTGCGGCGGCGAGATCCGGTTCCTGTGGCCGGGCGCGGTGCAGACCACCTGCCCGTACTGCCGCTCCATCCTGGTCCGCACCGACATCGACCTGCGCCGCGTGGGCGAGGTGAGCACGGTGCCCCCGTCCACCTCGCGCATCCGGATCGGCGCGCGGGGAAGCTACCGGGGCCGGGCGTTCACCGTCGTCGGCCGCATCGTGTACGAGTACGAGCGCGGGCGGTGGAGCGAGTGGCACCTGGGCTTCGCGGACGGCGCCAGCGGCTGGCTGTCGGACGCGCAGGCGGAGTACGCGGTGTCGTTCCTGGTGCCGGACCACGGCCCGCTGCCTGCGTCGGACCAGCTTCGCGCCGGCACCGAGCTGGAGCGCAACGGCGGCCGCTACCAGGTGAGCACCGTCACGCGGGCGCACTACGTCGCGGTCGAGGGCGAGCTGCCGTTCGAATACTGGGACGGCTCGGATTCCGTGTTCGTGGACCTGCGCGCGCCGGACGGCCGCTTCTCCACCATCGACTTCAGCGACGAGCAGCCGCTGCTGTACGACGGCGAGGTGGTGGGCTGGGACGACCTCCATCTCACGGGCCTGGCGGCGGAGGACGACGAGGTCACGCGCGTCCAGGGCACGGTCGGCTTCAACTGTCCCAAGTGCGGCAGCGCCATCGCCCTGCGCGACCCGGACAACACGGTGAACGTGGCCTGCGAGTCGTGCGGCACCGTGGTGGATGCCACGTCCGGCGCCGCGCGCATCCTGCAGGAGTACCTGGGGAAAGTACGCGTCAAGCCGCTCATCCCCCTCGGCACGTTCGGTACGCTGCACGGGCACAAGTGGCAGGTCATCGGCTTCCAGCAGCGAACCATGCGGGCCGAAGGGCACGACTACTCCTGGCGCGAGTACCTGCTGCGCAACCCGGAGCAGGGCTACCGCTACCTCACCGAGTACGACGGCCACTGGAGCGACGTGGCCCCGCTGCGCGGCGTGCCGGAGAAGAGCGGCGTGCTGGAGATGACGTACGCAGGCGAGACGTTCAAGCACTTCCAGACGGCGACGTCGCGCACCAGCTTCGTGCTGGGCGAGTTCCCCTGGCAGGTGCGGCTGGGCGACGAGGTGGAGGGGATGGACTACGTCAGCCCGCCCCGCATGCTCTCGCGCGAGGACGCGGACGGCGAGCAGACGTGGTCGGTGGGCGAGTACGTTACGGGAGATGCGGTCTGGCGCGCCTTCGGCCTGCCGGGCGAGCCGCCGAAGCCCAAGGGCGTCTTCGCCAACCAGCCGAACCCGAAGAAGGCTGGCCTGCGGTGGATCCGCACCGCCTTCGTACTCTCGGCCCTGCTGCTGGTGGGCGGCTGCCTGGCGCGCGTGTCCTCGGCCGGCCGCACGGTCACGGAGGAGCGCTTCGGCTACATTCCGGGCGGGCCCGCGGGGGGCGCGGTGGCGAGCAGCGAGTTCACGCTGGACGGCCGCACGTCGAACGTGGAGGTTGAGATTCGCACCAACCTGGACAACGGCTGGGGCTACTTCGACCTGGCGCTGATCGACGCGGAGCACGGCACGGCCAAGGAGGTGGGCCGCGAGGTCAGCTACTACCACGGCATGGACGAGGGCGAGTCGTGGTCCGAGGGCAGCGAGCACGAGTCGGTGACCATCCCCGAGGTGCCGCCCGGGCGCTACTTCCTGCGCATCGGCGTGGAGGCCCAGCAGCCGATGGGCTACACCGTGACCGTGAAGCGGGACGTGCCGGACGTGATCGCCTTCCTGGTGGTCTTCGTCCTCCTCGCCATCCCGTGGATCATCGCGGAGGTGGGGCCGTACTCGTTCGAGGTGGCGCGCTGGGCCGAGAGCGACCACCCCAAGACCAGCAGCTCCGACGACGACGACGACTGA
- a CDS encoding DUF350 domain-containing protein: MNSPDFFNHLLAALIYAVLGIVILVLGFVLVDKLTPGSMWEELMVKQNVALGVATAGIAIGLSIVIAAAIV, translated from the coding sequence GTGAACTCTCCAGACTTCTTCAACCACCTGCTGGCGGCGCTCATCTACGCCGTGCTGGGCATCGTGATCCTGGTGCTCGGCTTCGTGCTGGTGGACAAGCTCACCCCCGGCTCCATGTGGGAGGAGCTGATGGTGAAGCAGAACGTCGCCCTGGGCGTCGCCACCGCCGGCATCGCCATCGGCCTCTCCATCGTCATCGCCGCCGCCATCGTCTGA